In Vitis vinifera cultivar Pinot Noir 40024 chromosome 11, ASM3070453v1, a genomic segment contains:
- the LOC100262946 gene encoding probable caffeoyl-CoA O-methyltransferase At4g26220 — MGESAKKTTVYKGLLKNEELYQYILETSVYPREPEPLKELRDATAAHPRAIIATAPDAGQSIDMLLKLVNAKKTIEIGVFTGYSLLLTALSIPDDGKIIAIDVDRKNYEIGLPIIRRAGVEHKINFIESQALPVLDKLLEDHENEGSLDFAFVDADKGNYKNYHERLMKLLKVGGVVVYDNTLWHGTVALPEDLVEELVDGEYKKEMRKHIMELNKYLATDSRVQICVAPLGDGITICRRIY, encoded by the exons ATGGGAGAGTCTGCAAAGAAGACTACAGTTTACAAGGGTTTACTGAAGAATGAGGAGCTGTATCAG TATATCCTGGAGACTAGCGTCTACCCGCGTGAGCCCGAGCCTCTTAAGGAGCTTAGGGATGCTACCGCAGCCCACCCCAG GGCCATTATCGCTACTGCCCCAGACGCAGGTCAGTCAATAGACATGCTGTTGAAGCTTGTTAATGCAAAGAAGACAATTGAAATCGGAGTCTTCACCGGATACTCTCTTCTCCTCACTGCTCTTTCTATTCCCGATGATGGCAAG ATTATAGCCATTGATGTGGATAGAAAGAACTATGAGATAGGGCTGCCGATTATCAGAAGAGCGGGTGTTGAACACAAAATCAACTTCATTGAGTCTCAAGCTCTGCCAGTTCTTGATAAACTTTTAGAAGAT CATGAAAATGAAGGGAGTTTGGACTTCGCATTCGTTGATGCTGACAAGGGGAATTATAAGAACTACCATGAGAGGCTGATGAAGCTGTTGAAGGTTGGTGGGGTGGTGGTCTATGATAATACTCTCTGGCATGGAACAGTTGCTTTGCCTGAAGACTTGGTTGAAGAGCTGGTTGATGGGGAGTACAAGAAAGAGATGAGGAAGCATATAATGGAGCTTAACAAGTATCTGGCAACTGACTCTCGCGTTCAAATATGCGTAGCTCCATTGGGCGATGGCATCACCATCTGCAGGCGCATCTACTGA
- the LOC100250987 gene encoding histone acetyltransferase type B catalytic subunit — protein sequence MGLKQQAADPAADPKKRRRVGFSNIDTGVEAKDCIKIFLVSRKDEVGASDSFCIDPVDLNSFFEEDGKIYGYQGLKITVWINSISFHSYANITFQSTSDGGKGITDLKSALQTIFAETLVETKDDFLQTFSTERHYIRSMVSNGEILQHKASIGHSSNSGRAEDSDLEVIRMVMGNMAAGHLYSRLIPLVLLLVDGSNPIDIDDPRWEIYLLVQKKAVGEEDFHYILLGFTAVYRFYHYPDSSRLRISQILVLPPYQHKGYGHYLLEVLYSVAISEDVHDLTVEEPLDYFQHVRTCVDTPRLLGFDPIQPAVNSVVSHLKETRLSKKSHTSRLLPPLTAVEEVQKGLKINKKHFLYCWEVLIYLGLEPIEKYMENYTTFISDRIKSDIIGKDSETSGKRVIEVPSDYDQGMSFVMFRSQDGEATTVEMDESQANQEEQLQKLVNERLEEIKLVARKLSPRQT from the exons ATGGGCCTCAAGCAACAAGCCGCCGATCCTGCCGCCGACCCCAAGAAGCGGCGACGCGTCGGCTTCTCCAATATCG ATACCGGGGTTGAAGCTAAGGACTGCATCAAAATTTTTCTGG TTTCTAGAAAAGATGAAGTCGGTGCATCAGACAGTTTCTGTATTGATCCAGTTGATTTGAATAGCTTTTTTGAAGAAGATGGCAAAATTTATGGTTACCAAGGGTTGAAG ATCACTGTCTGGATTAACAgcatttcatttcattcatatGCTAATATTACATTTCAGAGCACATCTGAT GGAGGCAAAGGGATCACAGATCTGAAATCTGCTCTTCAG ACAATTTTTGCTGAGACACTTGTTGAGACAAAAGATGACTTCCTTCAAACTTTTTCAACAGAGCGTCATTATATCAG atcCATGGTATCAAACGGGGAGATATTGCAGCACAAAGCCTCAATTGGACACAGCAGCAATTCTGGCAGAGCAGAGGATTCTGATCTGGAG GTTATTCGCATGGTTATGGGCAACATGGCTGCTGGACACCTTTACAGTCGGTTGATACCTCTGGTTCTTCTCCTTGTTGATG GTAGCAATCCTATTGATATTGATGATCCAAGATGGGAGATCTACCTCCTGGTTCAGAAGAAAGCTGTTGGGGAGGAGGATTTCCATTATATATTGCTTGGTTTTACTGCTGTTTATCGTTTCTACCATTACCCTGATAGTTCCCGCCTGCGAATCAGTCAG ATACTTGTATTGCCTCCTTACCAACACAAAGGTTATGGTCATTACCTTCTGGAGGTGCTCTACAGTGTTGCAATATCTGAAGATGTTCATGACTTGACGGTTGAAGAGCCACTGGATTACTTCCAACACGTGCGCACCTGTGTTGACACACCTCGCCTGCTTGGTTTTGATCCAATTCAGCCTGCAGTTAATTCAGTTGTTTCACATCTAAAGGAAACCAGGCTATCAAAGAAATCCCACACTTCTCGGCTTTTGCCACCCTTAACTGCAGTTGAGGAGGTCCAGAAGGGTttgaaaataaacaagaaacacTTTCTCTACTGTTGGGAGGTTCTCATCTATCTTGGCCTGGAACCAATTGAGAAGTACATGGAGAATTACACAACCTTCATTTCAGATCGCATAAAGTCTGATATCATAGGGAAGGATTCGGAAACTTCTGGGAAGCGGGTGATTGAAGTCCCAAGTGACTATGATCAGGGAATGTCTTTTGTAATGTTCAGGTCGCAGGATGGAGAAGCTACTACTGTTGAGATGGATGAAAGTCAAGCCAATCAAGAGGAGCAGCTGCAGAAGTTGGTCAATGAAAGATTGGAAGAGATCAAGTTGGTTGCACGGAAATTATCTCCGCGTCAGACATGA
- the LOC100257820 gene encoding uncharacterized protein LOC100257820 isoform X1: protein MYIVHSCASVQLPGPRFFTVSRQSNCFAPFSVSVGSCAGAKTSPCIVKASRRQRLNTQSLNTEIEEAADEGVGEDGDEDDEFLPRSGFGGREEEMDYDRNPEFAEILGSCLDDPQKARSKMEERLRRKRNKILHTKTGSALPMKVTFNKFDFSNTYIWFEFYNTPLAKDISLICDALRSWHIVGRLGGCNSLNMQLSQSPFDKRPSYDAIQGANVNPTTFYNIGDLEIQDNLARIWVDIGTSEPLLLDILINALTQISSDYVGIKQLVFGGDEFENWKENLTSEHAGCSVHKI, encoded by the exons ATGTATATCGTACACTCCTGCGCCTCTGTTCAACTTCCAGGCCCTCGGTTCTTCACGGTTTCGCGCCAAAGCAACTGCTTCGCGCCATTTTCGGTTTCGGTTGGGAGCTGTGCTGGGGCGAAGACATCTCCGTGCATTGTAAAAGCAAGTCGAAGGCAACGGCTCAATACCCAGAGTTTGAATACGGAAATTGAAGAAGCCGCTGATGAAGGTGTAGGCGAGGATGGAGATGAAGACGATGAATTTTTGCCTCGGAGCGGGTTCGGGGGGAGAGAGGAGGAAATGGATTATGATAGAAACCCTGAATTTGCTGAAATTCTTGGGAGTTGTCTCGACGACCCGCAAAAGGCGCGGTCTAAA ATGGAGGAGAGGTTGAGgagaaaaaggaacaaaatattGCATACAAAAACTGGTTCAGCACTGCCCATGAAGGTGACATTCAACAA ATTTGATTTCTCGAACACATATATATGGTTTGAATTCTACAATACCCCATTGGCAAAAGATATTTCCTTAATTTGCGAT GCTTTACGATCGTGGCACATTGTTGGACGCCTTGGTGGATGCAATTCCTTGAATATGCAG TTGTCACAATCTCCTTTCGATAAAAGACCAAGCTATGATGCTATTCAGGGAGCCAATGTGAACCCAACCACATTTTATAACATTGGGGATCTTGAGATCCAAGACAATTTAGCACGAATATG GGTGGATATTGGGACTAGTGAGCCATTGCTTctggatattttgataaatgCATTGACACAGATCAGCTCTGA CTATGTGGGAATCAAGCAATTGGTGTTTGGTGGAGATGAATTTGAGAACTGGAAGGAGAACTTGACATCTGAACATGCAGGTTGCAGTGTTCACAAGATTTAG
- the LOC100257820 gene encoding uncharacterized protein LOC100257820 isoform X2, giving the protein MYIVHSCASVQLPGPRFFTVSRQSNCFAPFSVSVGSCAGAKTSPCIVKASRRQRLNTQSLNTEIEEAADEGVGEDGDEDDEFLPRSGFGGREEEMDYDRNPEFAEILGSCLDDPQKARSKMEERLRRKRNKILHTKTGSALPMKVTFNKFDFSNTYIWFEFYNTPLAKDISLICDALRSWHIVGRLGGCNSLNMQLSQSPFDKRPSYDAIQGANVNPTTFYNIGDLEIQDNLARIWVDIGTSEPLLLDILINALTQISSEE; this is encoded by the exons ATGTATATCGTACACTCCTGCGCCTCTGTTCAACTTCCAGGCCCTCGGTTCTTCACGGTTTCGCGCCAAAGCAACTGCTTCGCGCCATTTTCGGTTTCGGTTGGGAGCTGTGCTGGGGCGAAGACATCTCCGTGCATTGTAAAAGCAAGTCGAAGGCAACGGCTCAATACCCAGAGTTTGAATACGGAAATTGAAGAAGCCGCTGATGAAGGTGTAGGCGAGGATGGAGATGAAGACGATGAATTTTTGCCTCGGAGCGGGTTCGGGGGGAGAGAGGAGGAAATGGATTATGATAGAAACCCTGAATTTGCTGAAATTCTTGGGAGTTGTCTCGACGACCCGCAAAAGGCGCGGTCTAAA ATGGAGGAGAGGTTGAGgagaaaaaggaacaaaatattGCATACAAAAACTGGTTCAGCACTGCCCATGAAGGTGACATTCAACAA ATTTGATTTCTCGAACACATATATATGGTTTGAATTCTACAATACCCCATTGGCAAAAGATATTTCCTTAATTTGCGAT GCTTTACGATCGTGGCACATTGTTGGACGCCTTGGTGGATGCAATTCCTTGAATATGCAG TTGTCACAATCTCCTTTCGATAAAAGACCAAGCTATGATGCTATTCAGGGAGCCAATGTGAACCCAACCACATTTTATAACATTGGGGATCTTGAGATCCAAGACAATTTAGCACGAATATG GGTGGATATTGGGACTAGTGAGCCATTGCTTctggatattttgataaatgCATTGACACAGATCAGCTCTGA AGAATGA